The following is a genomic window from Xenopus laevis strain J_2021 chromosome 2L, Xenopus_laevis_v10.1, whole genome shotgun sequence.
AAGTTGCTTAAGTGTGAAATATTATTGAACAGTTAGATAAATGGTCAGTAATCTTAGCAATGCTTTGTTCTTAAATAAAGCTAGTTTAATAAGGACACTTTTGGAGtgtattaaaaaatttatttggtagaagacaaagcaaaaaaaaaatagattatattAATGATATTCCATTCTGTTGACTGTTGTTCAGTACCATTATGTACAGAGCTGCAGTATATATTgacactttaaaaacaaatgtaatactTACTACAACTTGTATATGACTTGACAGGTGTGTCAATGAGACCAGATCCGTATGGCGATGAAGTTATTGAACTCTTTTACAACATGGCTGACAACTCAACATACCTCCCACTTGTAACCAGCCTGTGTGACTTTCTCTCGGGTAAGTacataattacatttaataaCGTTTAAGAGAAAATATATCCTACATATCAATTGTGTTCTTACATAAGAACAAAATAATcctcaaaatgaaaaaaacgtttaATAAATGAAATTTGGAGTGAGCACAGCTGGGCAACAGCcaccaaaaaaagttttaatgcaATGAATTTGAGTACACACACACCTGGTTATTGTATGCTTTGTATGGGGCAAACCCCCAGTGAAtttcattttcatcttttttttcaatgataTAGTGTACAACAAATCAGTTCAAGAAAAGATGAACGCAAACTGCTCAGACAGTACAAGAATCTCATGTGCCCATAAAAAGGAGAATACAAAGTCCTGCCAGTTTACCACAGATATGCTGGGAAATTGCTCTTGGGAACATGATCACACATTTGGCTATAAATCTGGAACACCATGTCTTTTTATAAAGATGAACAGAGTAAGTATTAATCACTTATTTTGTAAGCAGACCTTTATAATTATAATGAGTAATATTATACATTACAAAAGACTTGCTTACCATCAATGCTCTTTATGGTTAGTacataaaaatgtgttatttttagtCGCTCTCGACCCTACTCATCCCATCAGTATATGGTAGCTTCAGCACTGGAAACTCTATATAATGCGACCAGTCCAGTTAGGTCTGATTTCAAACTAATATcaaaggctgttgtgatactaaactctatagttagtataggtatgggtatatataaattatgtgaaagtagggaggggtgtgtgtatggatgctgggtttttttggggggggttgaacttgatggactttatcttttttcaaccgcatttaactatgtaactatgtaacattccTGGAAACCCTTACAGTCTTTCTTTAAGCCAAACATATGTAAAAAGTCTGATGTACGGTTAGGCAAGCTGTAGAAGGTATGGTTTCATTTCCAGGCTCTTCACACAAAGTAGTAAAAATAGGGACAATTTTATGGCTAGACATTAATTGTGGTAGAAACTAAAGATGATGCCACTTCATAATTTtgtttacagtatttaaaatgccaaaaaaactaTTCCAGTGCACCTCATCCTTGGGCACGCAAAAATAAACTCCCTTCAGGTTTTATCCACTCATAACACAAGAATTTCCTTTCTTACTTAAGATATGCAAAtgtttgtctgctaaaaaaatttaaacataaaataaacccaataggattgtttttccactagttattcatgcagcttagttaccatccaactgttgttttattacagagaaaaattaaatcatttaataaatgaataaaatcattgtataaataaataaaatcttatgAAACATGAATGAAATGTTCTACAATATTAGGGTATGCTAACCGGATACTAACAGATCTGTGTAGcatggatattggttggttcATGATTGGACGCATTGTTCTTCAAGTGCGCCATGTTAATAATACAAAGCTTGGCAAGGAAAAAACACCACTGCAGTTTTAGCATCTATTTTTCTATCTCATGGTCtaatttttagtatttattttgcctttaacacTTTAGCAGAAAGAGCTCAATATGTGCTTCTTTAATTTCAGATAATAAATTTTGTTCCAGGCAACAAGACCGTTCCACGTGTGAACTGTTCAGCTGAGGTTTGTACAAGTTCCGAATTATGACCCAGTATCAtggggaggctcatttatcaaaatctgaattcatctcattattttctgaaaaatactctgaccacatccgcatgggtttttccccttatttatcaataaatttttccaaaaatttccttcacgacttctcccattgacttatatgcaacctcagtagttctgagatgccggatttttggattctgatttttttcatcctCGGTATAATAAACCCCCCAagaaatcgtgtttttttttcccactaaaaattcagattttatagtaaaaaaacaaaaaaaacaacacaaatttttcggagtttaACAAATAACCCTCATAAACTCTAATGTAAAAACTTGGCAGCATTTTTGCAGAGTTGGGAAAAAATTATGAATAGAATAGAAATTCAATGCACTCGTTTATTTGcgcatttttatttgattgaagtttttatattagagttttttccatAAATGTTTTCACACTTTTTGTGCAGAGTGGAGATCTTGGAGATGTACAGTATTATCCAGGCAATGACACTTTTgggacaattggttttcaatacTTCCCATACTGTGGAAAGAAAATGCAGGTAATTCCTGTTATACATTTATACTTAATAAAACATCCTAATTGTCCCTGTTTGCTTGGTAACAGCTTGTTAACTGAATAATTTTGTTTCCCAGCCAAATTACACCAATCCTTTGGTAGCGGTGAAATTACTTAATCCACCA
Proteins encoded in this region:
- the atp4b.L gene encoding ATPase H+/K+ transporting subunit beta L homeolog (The RefSeq protein has 1 substitution compared to this genomic sequence), translating into MATFNEKKTCSQRMENFGRFVWNPDTSEFMGRTFAKWVYISLYYAAFYVIMIGIFALSIYSLMNTMSPYVPDYQDQLKSPGVSMRPDPYGDEVIELFYNMADNSTYLPLVTSLCDFLSVYNKSVQEKMNANCSDSTRISCAHKKENTKSCQFTTDMLGNCSWEHDHTFGYKSGTPCLFIKMNRIINFVPGNKTVPRVNCSAESGDLGDVQYYPGNDTFGTIGFQFFPYCGKKMQPNYTNPLVAVKLLNPPVNKELSVVCKVSGHGITSDNPHDPYEGKVSFKLKIENKPDSSSAH